GTAATAAATTTTTCTAATTTTAATTAATGCAAACTTACGTAGTTCATTGGCAGTTTCCTAATCAAGAAGCACATATAAAAGGCTGTGATGCATTTGCTGAATATCTTGAAGGCGGTGCTGAATATGACAAATTTGAAGGTTTCGAGGTCGTCCTTAGAGTTGTAAATCCTGAAGGTGCTAACGGATGGGAAATCGTTAAAGCCTCAGATCACAAAGCCGTTTGGAAATCTTGTCATCCATGGTGTGCTGGATTTGGAGTTGATATTGAAGTGGTTCCAGTACTTACAGATAGTGAGTTTCTAGAGGTTCACAACGAGATCAAGTCGTAAAACTTTCTTGCCGAATAAAAAGGGGGGCAGTTAGCCCCCTAATAAATCGACTGTCAACCGAGCTTTTAGTTTACAAGCAACAGTCATCCAAAAGACTTAAGGGATTACAGCAACCCAAGAGAAAGCAAGTCCTATTCCTATCCAAATTCCTGCAAATAAATTGCGACCATTCAATCCAAACTTATCAATAATTGATTGAGTAGATTGTGTGACCAGTAAAAGTAAGAATAGTTGTGCAAGAAGAAGGCCTAAAAAGTAACCAATCAGCGGTGTAGGTTCTGCTCCAACGATAGTGCTTCCAAGTAAGTAGCCATGTAATGAAAACATCGGCAAAAGCCATTTAGTGCTCACAAGATTCAGAATAATTAAGCCCTCTACAGCCAAAGTTAGAGAGACAAGTGCTTCGGCCCAAGGAGCTAGTAAATCAGGTAAGGGCTGTAGTTGTACTAGTGCACTTCCTCCTAATCCAACAGCTAAAAGTGGGAGAATCCATTTTATGGATCTCTTTAATCCCACCAGAGCAATTCCTAACATAAAAAGCAAATGATCAGGTCCAAGTAATGGATGACCGATACCACTAAAAAGAGCTTGCCATGCTGAAAGATCAGTACTCTCTCCCATTCCAAAAGGATGATGAGCTAAAGCTGTGTTAGATAAAAAGGTAAGTAATAAAAATAATGGAGTTAAAACTGCAAGAGAAAACTTGCGCACCAAAAAGTGAAACCTCATAAGTCGATCCTCGTCGAATAGTAAATAAGGCGGGCATTCTGACTGGTATCGAAGAAGATCGATACATCACAGTTGCGGGACAGCAGTGGATTCGCACCACTTTTCCCCATTACTTCAAATAGCTGATCACTATTCGAACCTCAGAAATAATTTAACCCGCGAGTGCCAAACATAATTAGAACGTAATAGCACCGTTACACCTAAATCCGTTAAATTCCCTTAGATCCCTTTATCTCAGGTAGTTCATGGACGCAGTATGGATGCAAGAAAAAATTGGCACCTCGTATGAGTGTGCAAGACATAGATCAATTGAAATGTTCGAAGTCGGTTTACTTAGCAGAACACCAATAAAATCTGGTAACAAAGGAAGACCTAAGTTTTTATATGGACCTCCCTAATCATTTTCCCTACATCCCCCCCCCTTATAAATTGAGGTTTAATACATTTATTTAGAAGAATCACTCCTTTCGATCAGTCTTGCAGTTAGAGGATCAAATCGATATCTAGTAATAGTTCCATCCTTGATCCTTTCAACAGCTGTTTCAATTGATTGAAGAGGAACCATAAACCATTCTTGTGGAGAATATGGTTTTCCGAATCTATCTGGAATCTGAATATCTAATTTCGCTAATCCAAAAATCTTCTGAATAAGATGTTCCAGTTTTTTAGGTTTTATATTAAAAAGCTTATAACTTGCAACAACTTCTACCTCTGCCATTAGAAAAGTAGGGTCATCTTTAGCATTAGAAATTCTCTTTTTAATAGTGCTTGTTGTTACTCCTATTTTATGGTACAGCTCACGATTCTCGACAATAGCAGGATGATTTGACATGCTCCTCAAGACATAAATTGTCCCACTTTCTTTATCTCCTTTCTCAGGCTGACTAGCAAAAAGTGGGCCTAAGGTCGTATTAGTAATTTGTCTTGCACCATCGTCCATCGATAAAGCACGTTGCAATGAACGCATTAACATTCTGCTCTCAGTGCCATTGTCAAAAATTATGTAAAGACGAGCATCACTTGTTCCATATTCTTGCATAAATGTTTTTCCTACATTCGCAATATATGTTTTCTGACCACCAAGAATAAAAAAATCACCTACATTTATCTCAGGTCTTTTGCTTAAACGAACTGTTTCTCTAATACCTTGATCAAGTTCGGATTTGACTTTTTCGAATATTGGTTTGAACTTTGCAAAATTAGAACATGATTCACGCTTAGCTATCTCCTCCGCGATACGCCTCTCTTCACTTGAACGAACATGTCTTAATTGATTTATGCCGTCCAATACTTTATCAATACCTAATTTGGTAATTAAAGTTTGATCATCAACTTTCTCATTCAAATCAGAATCCTGACTTATAACTGATTTAGTCAATAAGCCTTGATGATCAAGTGGTTCTAAGAGAGATAAGTAATCATTTAATTGCCGTATTCTTTGAAGGCGAACAGAAAACAAACGTTCAAAAATATCTCTTCCTTCTTCATTAATTGGAACTCGATTATATTCATTGTAGAAATTCTGAATCTCTTTAAATCCTGCAATCACATGATCTTCAAGAGAGGTAAGAGAAGGCTGAGGTTTGCTTTCAACTTTTATATCCAGCGCAGCTAAAAGTTCCTCGTCAGTTAATTCAGGCATTAGAACCATCCGCCACTTTCCGTTGCAGGAAAGAAACTCCTTCCGCCATCTGACGTTCCCAAGGGTCCTGAGATGTCATAGAGGGATTTCTACCTCTCTCCTCCTTAAACTTCAATGCCCGTTTAGCTAAATCACGAGCATCGTCTATTGACATAGATATACGCTTGGAGGAGATAATTGAATGAATTTGCATCAAACTCTCTTCACTCATTGCCTTAGATAAAATCGAATAAGCTTCTCCAAAAGGATTAATTCGCTCAATCAAATCAATATTTAAATCTCTAACATCAGTAACGTATTTTCGTACACCCTCAATAAAAGCGGTATGAGAAATTTCTTTTTTGTTGTTTTCTACTGAAGTTGATTTTCCTAATCCTATTCCCTTTGCTTCTTGAGTCAAAACAAACTTAGCGATAGCACGTTGACGTGCAGCTTCTTGATCTTCTTCTGGAAGGTTAGGATACTTTTCTTTGACAATTTTCCCCATCTGGAGACTATTTAATTCCTCCGGTACGAGATTTTGATCAAATAGTCCACGCTCAACTACTGATGGATCTTGAACAAATGTCGCAATAATTTCATCCAGATCATTCTCACAAACATTTTTACCCTCCTCACTTGTAGGTTCAACTAATCCGTTAATCTCTATTTCAACCTGACCAATCTTTTCATTAAAACCAACATTAGTTTTATTAGGATCATATCCATCCTCTCCATAATCAAAACCTTCGGTAGGTGAACTTCTAGAAATTTTAGGTTTAAAGTTAAAGCAAGGGGCAAGCACTTGCTCCATTAATAAGCTTGCCGCAATAGCCTTTAAGGTATCGTTAACAGCTTCTGTCACGGTTTGTTCAGAAGCATCCGGTTCTGCAATTAAATTAGTAAATCGAGCACTCTCTTTACCCGGAGCATCTCTTGTGGCACGACCAATAATTTGAACAACCTCGGTTAGGCTCGCACGATAACCAACAGTAAGTGCATGTTCGCACCAAATCCAATCAAACCCCTCCTTTGCCATTCCTAAGGCAATAATAATATCTACATGATTTTTATTTTGTTTTTGGCTGGGATCTTTTAGGGAAGTTATTACCCGCTCACGTTTAGTAATATCATCGTCTACCAAATCAGCAATTTTGAGAGTAGTTCCATCCTTTCTTTTTATCAAAGTAAAGCCTGTATCTTTATCTAATCCATCAAATTCGCCAAGTTCTTCAAGGATGTGATCCACTTCACGAAGTTTATCTTTTGTACTTTCTCTAGAATTTACAGAAGGAATATGAATAATAGTTTTTTCTGTTGGATTTAAAACCTTCAAGATATCATCTGCGTAAAGACCTGAATAGAAAAAATAACCAATATCAAGTTGTTTAAGGTACTCGTAGCCATTTAGTTGTTCATAGTATGTAAACGTTACAGTCTCAAATTTTTCTTCATCTTGAGGCTTTAGAACTGGAACAGCATCCCCTCTAAAATATGAGCCAGTCATAGCAACAATATGAACTCGATCACGAGTAATGAATTTTGCTAGATGATTACCCAATTTATTATCAGGATTCGCCGAGACATGATGGAACTCATCTATGGCGATTAGTCGATCATCAAATACTTCAATACCAAATTGATCGACTGCGAAACGGAAGGTTGCATGTGTTAATACAACTACAGAATCATCACTATCTAAGAAGGCTTTAACTGCTTTAACTTTTCCACCATCTGAACCTGGAGCATCACATAGGTTTCTTTTAGGGCTGATCTTCCAGTCAGAAAAGAATCCAAACTTACTCAATGGTTCGTCATGAAAACTTGCACCAATGGATCGTTCCGGGACGACAATAATAGCCTGACGAATATTCTGATTATGAATTTTATCTAAAGCAATAAACATAAGTGCCCGACTTTTACCTGAAGCAGGAGGAGACTTAATCAGTAAGTATTGTTCACCTCTTTTGGAATAGGCACGCTCCTGCATTGGACGCATACCTAGTTCATTAGACTTTGTTGATTTTCCAGTACGAGCGTATGCAACAGATACAGATGGTATGGATTTTGTAGTAGTCATAATTAGAATTTATCCTTAATATTATTTTTTGAGTATTTGAGAGAATTTGATTTAACATAAAGTTGGAATAACTTTTCCAACCTTTCTGTATCATTTTTAAAACAACGGCCAATATAAATTCGTTCCAAAACTTCATCATTTTGCTTGTGTGCGTTTAAAAGATCATCTGGCATTTGATTAACATCATAAAGTTGAGAAATAGAAGTAGGAAAATAATTTTCGCGAGCCAGGAGAATATTCTCAGAACATCGACTTAACTCTATTTTATTCTTTTCTGTCAAGAAAGGGAGAGGGAAGGTGTTCCATCCCAATGTATTTGAATACCTAAGTCGAGTTTCTAATTTCCCACATACAACTGAAACCCATGTCATATGTAGACGAGAAGATAAAATTGCAAAAGCCCACAACTGTGGTTCATATATTGCAAAAGCCGAATCTGAGATAATCGCTCCTTTTGACAATAGTCCAACAGGAATATAAGCTCTCATTTCGCTCGACACCCGTGGAATAATAATTGCTGTTTCTCCTGGTCTCCCTTGTATTTGACGGAAGCGATATCCAAACTCTGCTGCTTGTCTAGTTTCCTTTGCTTTACTTAACGAACGAAATTTTGCAACACTATTGAATCTATCATTCAAACATGACAACTGATTTGCCTCAATTCTTTCATTATCGTCTACCCATATACAAACCCTAGAAGTATTATTAATGAACTCTGCAGAGCCAAAATAAGGTTTTAGGAAATACTCGACTAAAGGTTCTTCCCTAACCATCCTACGCGCTTCTTCTTGTGAGACGATCAAGTTCCCTCCATCGGTAGCTTTATTGCCATAGATCATTGATGGTCTATCAGTCGGGTTCTTGGCAATCGGCTCTATATATATATCCTTAGCGGGTACAAGATATGGATTAATATTTTCAACAAGTTTTTCAAGAGTTTTTCCATCTTTACCTATTCCAAAAAGTTGATATTTACGTCTCAATTCTTTTGATAAACCAAGGATAACTACCGTTACACCAGCATTCTTGGCTGCCAAATTACTCCATTTGAATGATGTATATGCAAAGAAAATTTTAATATCATTCTTGAGAATAAGTGGCCAAAACATTGGAACTAATTGACCTTGACAAATAGAGTTTGTAGAGACAAAGGCTACTTTTGAATCATTATTCTGGATATATTCATTAGCTTTAAAGAACCATCCCATTACATAATCAAATGATTTCAAATATTTTGATCGCCCTTCAAAAAGGGCTTTTAGGTCTGCCTTCTGATCATCAGTTTGTGAACTTAAACCAACATACGGAGGGTTCCCACAAATGTATGTCTCTCCACCATCATTTTTAAAAGAAATATCGCCTCTATCATCTGAGATATCAAATAAATTATCTCCAAGTTTTTGTGAATCTCTACCTTTATTAGGACAAAGAGTTGACCAATTAAGACGTAAAGCATTCCCACAAGTAATCCAGTTATTAGCCTCAAGGGGAAGAAACTCAACAAGAGCCTCTTTTTGACCAAGATATAGAACATTACATTGATACTCAGCAATAATCAGTGCAAGTCTTGCAATTTCAGTAGAAAAATTTCTTATTTCTATTCCTCTGAAATTTGTCAATGGGATATCAGACTTTCGTCCGATCTCATTTCTTCGACGATTAACTTCATCTTCAATATTTCTCATTTCTTTATATGCAATCACAAGAAAATTCCCAGAACCACAAGCCGGATCAAATACTCTTATTTTCGATATTCTTTTGCGAAGATTAATAAGCTTTCGATCATTATCTCCAGAAGATTGAAGTTGACTTCTTAGATCATCAAGAAAAAGAGGATTCAATACTTTAAGAATATTCGGTAAACTTGTGTAATGCATTCCAAGGAAACCTCTTTCTTCTTCATCGGCGATCACTTGAATCATGGAACCAAAAATATCAGGATTAATCTTTTTCCAATCAAGATTCCCAATATGAATTAGATAAGAACGAGCGATCTTGCTAAAAAAAGGCACTTCAAAACTACCTGAAAAAAGCCCGCCGTTGACGTATGGAAAAACATCCGCCCATCGAGGAATCAAAGCTTCTTGGCGACTATCTTTAGGTATATTCATTGATCTAAATACTTCTGAGATGATCTCAGAAGTATTAGATGAATCTTTTTCACTCATCTGTTCTATTGTTTTTGTAAAAGATATCTCAGGTCCAAAAATGTCAGTATCTTCAGCAAAGAAACAAAAAATAATTCGTGCCATAAAATGATTCATTTCCTCTCTTCTCTCACTCGCTCCCCAATCAGGGTTCTCTTTAAGCAGCTCAACATAGAGTTTGTTTAGCCTTCCTGTTGCCCTTACGTCAAAAGCGTTCTCATTGATTTGTTTAACACTTGAAATACCTGCAAGAGAAAGAAAAAAGCCGAAATGATCAGGGAAATTGGAATACTCACAAGAAATAAAATCACCAGTATTTAGATCTTCAGCTTGAAGTTCTTTACCATCAGTCGCTAAAACATACTTAA
This is a stretch of genomic DNA from Prochlorococcus marinus str. MIT 0912. It encodes these proteins:
- a CDS encoding DUF3303 domain-containing protein, translating into MQTYVVHWQFPNQEAHIKGCDAFAEYLEGGAEYDKFEGFEVVLRVVNPEGANGWEIVKASDHKAVWKSCHPWCAGFGVDIEVVPVLTDSEFLEVHNEIKS
- a CDS encoding HupE/UreJ family protein produces the protein MRFHFLVRKFSLAVLTPLFLLLTFLSNTALAHHPFGMGESTDLSAWQALFSGIGHPLLGPDHLLFMLGIALVGLKRSIKWILPLLAVGLGGSALVQLQPLPDLLAPWAEALVSLTLAVEGLIILNLVSTKWLLPMFSLHGYLLGSTIVGAEPTPLIGYFLGLLLAQLFLLLLVTQSTQSIIDKFGLNGRNLFAGIWIGIGLAFSWVAVIP
- a CDS encoding GIY-YIG nuclease family protein; this translates as MPELTDEELLAALDIKVESKPQPSLTSLEDHVIAGFKEIQNFYNEYNRVPINEEGRDIFERLFSVRLQRIRQLNDYLSLLEPLDHQGLLTKSVISQDSDLNEKVDDQTLITKLGIDKVLDGINQLRHVRSSEERRIAEEIAKRESCSNFAKFKPIFEKVKSELDQGIRETVRLSKRPEINVGDFFILGGQKTYIANVGKTFMQEYGTSDARLYIIFDNGTESRMLMRSLQRALSMDDGARQITNTTLGPLFASQPEKGDKESGTIYVLRSMSNHPAIVENRELYHKIGVTTSTIKKRISNAKDDPTFLMAEVEVVASYKLFNIKPKKLEHLIQKIFGLAKLDIQIPDRFGKPYSPQEWFMVPLQSIETAVERIKDGTITRYRFDPLTARLIERSDSSK
- a CDS encoding DEAD/DEAH box helicase; protein product: MTTTKSIPSVSVAYARTGKSTKSNELGMRPMQERAYSKRGEQYLLIKSPPASGKSRALMFIALDKIHNQNIRQAIIVVPERSIGASFHDEPLSKFGFFSDWKISPKRNLCDAPGSDGGKVKAVKAFLDSDDSVVVLTHATFRFAVDQFGIEVFDDRLIAIDEFHHVSANPDNKLGNHLAKFITRDRVHIVAMTGSYFRGDAVPVLKPQDEEKFETVTFTYYEQLNGYEYLKQLDIGYFFYSGLYADDILKVLNPTEKTIIHIPSVNSRESTKDKLREVDHILEELGEFDGLDKDTGFTLIKRKDGTTLKIADLVDDDITKRERVITSLKDPSQKQNKNHVDIIIALGMAKEGFDWIWCEHALTVGYRASLTEVVQIIGRATRDAPGKESARFTNLIAEPDASEQTVTEAVNDTLKAIAASLLMEQVLAPCFNFKPKISRSSPTEGFDYGEDGYDPNKTNVGFNEKIGQVEIEINGLVEPTSEEGKNVCENDLDEIIATFVQDPSVVERGLFDQNLVPEELNSLQMGKIVKEKYPNLPEEDQEAARQRAIAKFVLTQEAKGIGLGKSTSVENNKKEISHTAFIEGVRKYVTDVRDLNIDLIERINPFGEAYSILSKAMSEESLMQIHSIISSKRISMSIDDARDLAKRALKFKEERGRNPSMTSQDPWERQMAEGVSFLQRKVADGSNA
- a CDS encoding class I SAM-dependent DNA methyltransferase gives rise to the protein MNAVEIEEEVSSLATQPFDANTFSYDFLSAFGIKSTTIKKLRTGISNKSDLGGILLRNNIHISVCAVGKVNTSIFALKESLATKKNKVKYVLATDGKELQAEDLNTGDFISCEYSNFPDHFGFFLSLAGISSVKQINENAFDVRATGRLNKLYVELLKENPDWGASERREEMNHFMARIIFCFFAEDTDIFGPEISFTKTIEQMSEKDSSNTSEIISEVFRSMNIPKDSRQEALIPRWADVFPYVNGGLFSGSFEVPFFSKIARSYLIHIGNLDWKKINPDIFGSMIQVIADEEERGFLGMHYTSLPNILKVLNPLFLDDLRSQLQSSGDNDRKLINLRKRISKIRVFDPACGSGNFLVIAYKEMRNIEDEVNRRRNEIGRKSDIPLTNFRGIEIRNFSTEIARLALIIAEYQCNVLYLGQKEALVEFLPLEANNWITCGNALRLNWSTLCPNKGRDSQKLGDNLFDISDDRGDISFKNDGGETYICGNPPYVGLSSQTDDQKADLKALFEGRSKYLKSFDYVMGWFFKANEYIQNNDSKVAFVSTNSICQGQLVPMFWPLILKNDIKIFFAYTSFKWSNLAAKNAGVTVVILGLSKELRRKYQLFGIGKDGKTLEKLVENINPYLVPAKDIYIEPIAKNPTDRPSMIYGNKATDGGNLIVSQEEARRMVREEPLVEYFLKPYFGSAEFINNTSRVCIWVDDNERIEANQLSCLNDRFNSVAKFRSLSKAKETRQAAEFGYRFRQIQGRPGETAIIIPRVSSEMRAYIPVGLLSKGAIISDSAFAIYEPQLWAFAILSSRLHMTWVSVVCGKLETRLRYSNTLGWNTFPLPFLTEKNKIELSRCSENILLARENYFPTSISQLYDVNQMPDDLLNAHKQNDEVLERIYIGRCFKNDTERLEKLFQLYVKSNSLKYSKNNIKDKF